In a genomic window of Phragmites australis chromosome 14, lpPhrAust1.1, whole genome shotgun sequence:
- the LOC133891239 gene encoding uncharacterized protein LOC133891239: protein MQELAVEREALEEVREEAVAAQEEADRLEQLIVERDQASKKHADELAAREEQLALREQEVASREDTVDKGEENMRSAQTDLRRQADDLERDRVDVLRREEQAIEAQAEQLERAHTEVAAQLQEARVVKDIPASTTSGKGLEARLKKAEEDLDAVYKEQTNVKAMMQDVIRQARDSVEAAGLMSVSVGSQGLDTLGHLALGLLEITRRLEALPAAV, encoded by the exons ATGCAGGAGCTGGCCgtggagcgggaggccctggaggaggtccgcgaggaggccgtcgcTGCACAGGAGGAGGCCGACCGCCTGGAGCAGCTCATAGTGGAGCGCGACCAGGCATCGAAGAAGCACGCCGATGAGCTGGCCGCTCGCGAGGAGCAGCTTGCCCTGCGAGAGCAGGAGGTTGCCTCACGGGAGGATACGGTCGACAAGGGGGAGGAAAACATGAGGTCCGCTCAAACAGACCTCCGCCGCCAAGCCGATGATCTCGAGCGCGACCGCGTCGACGTTCTccgccgggaggagcag GCCATCGAGGCCCAGGCCGAGCAACTCGAGCGAGCCCACACCGAAGTGGCTGCCCAACTCCAGGAGGCACGGGTCGTGAAGGACATCCCTGCCAGCACCACCAGCGGCAAAGGTCTTGAAGCTCGGCTGAAGAAAGCTGAGGAGGATCTTGATGCTGTCTACAAAGAGCAAACGAATGTTAAGGCAATGATGCAGGATGTCATTCGGCAGGCGCGGGACTCCGTGGAGGCAGCCGGGCTCATGTCCGTGTCTGTGGGTTCCCAAGGGCTGGATACGCTAGGCCATCTCGCCCTTGGGTTGTTGGAGATCACCCGGCGCCTCGAGGCTCTCCCTGCCGCTGTCTAG